One Vicinamibacterales bacterium DNA window includes the following coding sequences:
- a CDS encoding M20/M25/M40 family metallo-hydrolase, with product MTTPAAGARRPSRRPRPARAVAATPDVADIDACVRGLRDRMVDFTSRLVGVASENPPGAAYPEAVRLIQAELRAVGLPCQLVRYAPPAGTRDGSGAAVVLSSVGEGRRTLYFSGHYDVVPVTTPGQCRPERRGRMIFGRGSADMKSGLASMLYAAVALKRLGVPLDGRIALVFVPDEETGGHRGSGFLAATGRLGADGIGMLTPEPTSGVVWNANRGAITAKVTVRGREAHVGLMHQGRNAFEDAIRVVGLLQRLARRVGRRRTRFRVRPEAARRSLLLVGGRVEAGSNFNVVPGTCTFTVDRRVNPEEDFAAERRALLAVFDEARRMGVTLDVEVFQEGHPSGSAEAAPLARALRTHVKAVTGRAPRFEMCPGLLEIRFYAEQGMPAYAYGPGLLAVSHGPKEFVDTARIVECAAIYARVAASVLGPAARGGLL from the coding sequence ATGACCACGCCTGCCGCCGGCGCCCGCCGGCCCTCGCGGCGGCCGCGGCCCGCGCGCGCCGTCGCGGCCACGCCCGACGTCGCGGACATCGACGCGTGCGTGCGCGGCCTGCGCGACAGGATGGTCGACTTCACGAGCCGCCTGGTGGGCGTCGCGTCCGAGAACCCGCCCGGCGCCGCCTATCCCGAGGCCGTGCGGCTCATCCAGGCCGAGCTTCGCGCCGTCGGCCTGCCCTGTCAGCTCGTCCGCTACGCGCCGCCGGCGGGGACGCGGGACGGTTCCGGCGCGGCGGTCGTGCTCAGCTCGGTCGGCGAGGGGCGCCGGACGCTCTACTTCTCCGGGCACTACGACGTGGTGCCGGTGACGACGCCGGGCCAATGCCGGCCCGAGCGGCGCGGGCGGATGATCTTCGGGCGCGGGTCTGCGGACATGAAGAGCGGGCTGGCGTCGATGCTCTACGCCGCCGTCGCGCTGAAACGCCTCGGGGTCCCGCTCGACGGCCGGATCGCGCTGGTGTTCGTCCCCGACGAGGAGACGGGCGGGCATCGCGGGTCCGGCTTCCTGGCCGCGACCGGCCGGCTGGGCGCCGACGGCATCGGCATGCTCACGCCCGAGCCGACGAGCGGCGTCGTGTGGAACGCGAATCGCGGCGCCATCACCGCCAAGGTCACCGTGCGGGGCCGCGAGGCGCACGTGGGCCTCATGCACCAGGGCCGCAACGCCTTCGAGGACGCCATCCGCGTGGTGGGGCTCCTGCAGCGCCTGGCGCGGCGGGTGGGACGCCGCCGCACCCGGTTCCGCGTGCGTCCGGAGGCGGCGCGCCGGTCGCTGCTGCTCGTCGGCGGCCGCGTGGAGGCCGGGTCGAATTTCAACGTCGTCCCCGGCACATGCACCTTCACGGTCGATCGGCGCGTGAACCCCGAGGAGGACTTCGCCGCCGAGCGCCGGGCGCTCCTGGCCGTGTTCGACGAGGCGCGCCGGATGGGCGTGACGCTGGACGTCGAGGTGTTCCAGGAGGGGCATCCGTCCGGGAGCGCCGAGGCCGCGCCCCTCGCGCGTGCGCTGCGCACGCACGTGAAGGCCGTGACCGGCCGTGCGCCGCGGTTCGAAATGTGCCCGGGCCTGCTCGAAATCCGCTTCTACGCCGAGCAGGGCATGCCGGCCTATGCCTACGGCCCGGGTCTGCTGGCCGTGTCCCACGGTCCCAAGGAGTTCGTGGACACCGCCCGCATCGTGGAGTGTGCCGCGATCTACGCGCGGGTCGCCGCCAGCGTGCTGGGCCCGGCGGCGCGAGGCGGGTTACTCTGA
- a CDS encoding aldolase/citrate lyase family protein, with protein MRRVPISNAGGAGVFITAGVAILGVWALLPSAAAQTSGPAPRANPVIRLLDAGKPAFSIWANYIGVGNDYHAAVTLQNNKNFDFILYDLEHDPLDVEGLSRFLRALLDPAEIARDGVSATKPVIVRIPPNGREVRQNQWMVKQILDTGVAGLMFPHIETPEQAIDAIQAVRYPQPPDAPHVEPEGLRGTSNSIAARYWGMSSREYERRSDVWGLQPDADMLILLIIENKRGVENVREIARTLKESSIKVVLWAGGGDMSLSYGHDAALTEAGLQKVIAAGKEFGLPVGINGTRDFAARYAQGVRVFFDLGPALAASGPTVTPEQRKAAGR; from the coding sequence ATGCGCAGGGTTCCGATCTCGAACGCCGGCGGGGCCGGCGTCTTCATCACGGCAGGTGTGGCGATCCTCGGCGTGTGGGCGCTGCTGCCGTCCGCGGCGGCGCAGACGTCCGGGCCGGCGCCGCGCGCGAACCCCGTCATCCGCCTCCTGGACGCGGGCAAGCCGGCCTTCTCGATCTGGGCCAACTACATCGGCGTCGGCAACGACTACCACGCCGCCGTCACGCTGCAGAACAACAAGAACTTCGACTTCATCCTCTACGACCTGGAGCACGACCCGCTGGACGTGGAGGGCCTGAGCCGGTTCCTGCGCGCGCTGCTGGACCCGGCCGAGATCGCGCGCGACGGCGTGAGCGCGACCAAGCCCGTGATCGTTCGCATTCCTCCGAACGGCCGCGAGGTCCGCCAGAACCAGTGGATGGTGAAGCAGATCCTCGACACGGGCGTCGCCGGGCTGATGTTCCCGCACATCGAGACGCCCGAGCAGGCGATCGACGCGATCCAGGCGGTCCGCTACCCGCAGCCGCCCGACGCGCCGCACGTCGAGCCGGAGGGTCTCCGCGGCACCAGCAACTCGATCGCCGCCCGCTACTGGGGCATGAGCTCGCGTGAGTACGAGCGGCGCTCGGACGTCTGGGGCCTGCAGCCCGACGCCGACATGCTCATCCTCCTCATCATCGAGAACAAGCGGGGCGTGGAGAACGTGCGCGAGATCGCGCGGACGCTGAAGGAGAGCAGCATCAAGGTGGTGTTGTGGGCGGGCGGCGGGGACATGAGCCTCTCGTACGGCCACGATGCGGCGCTCACCGAGGCCGGGCTCCAGAAGGTCATCGCGGCGGGCAAGGAGTTCGGGCTGCCGGTGGGGATCAACGGCACCCGCGACTTCGCCGCGCGCTACGCGCAGGGCGTGCGGGTGTTCTTCGATCTCGGCCCGGCGCTGGCGGCCTCGGGCCCCACGGTGACCCCCGAGCAGCGGAAGGCCGCGGGGCGATGA
- a CDS encoding type I phosphomannose isomerase catalytic subunit produces the protein MIPQRLRPDNFTPPERTPWGGRSIVGRLKVGLRLDVDPEVPVGESWEVSTEPSFPSVLDSGERLVDAVAADLAGWLGTDVAAEHGGSPLLVKVIDAAEHLSVQVHPAEDHRLLAEGETGKTEAWIVLGAAPGARIYLGFREGVDARQVEACLTSGGALSALMNEVFVREGEVYLIRPGLAHALGAGTTVLEPQRVRPHRRSITYRYWDWNRGYDERGRVADGGTPRPLHVAEALAATSWRGPQGEALVATARREPVALPSGGRLVRWRLLDEPELWAERWEGTGAAPLPRLGTLMALVCLDGAVEIAWDGGTLALAAGQSAVVPAGAGGVRASLDDAHLALCCVPPTPAPGPRARV, from the coding sequence GTGATTCCGCAGCGCCTCCGCCCCGACAACTTCACCCCGCCCGAGCGGACGCCGTGGGGCGGCCGCTCCATCGTGGGCCGCCTCAAGGTGGGCCTGCGTCTCGACGTGGACCCCGAGGTGCCGGTCGGCGAGTCGTGGGAGGTCTCCACCGAGCCCTCCTTTCCAAGCGTCCTCGACAGCGGCGAGCGCCTGGTGGACGCGGTCGCCGCGGACCTGGCCGGGTGGCTGGGGACCGACGTCGCCGCCGAACACGGCGGGTCCCCGCTGCTGGTGAAGGTGATCGACGCCGCCGAGCACCTGTCGGTCCAGGTGCACCCAGCCGAGGACCACCGTCTGCTCGCCGAGGGCGAGACGGGCAAGACGGAAGCGTGGATCGTGCTCGGGGCGGCGCCTGGCGCCCGGATCTACCTGGGCTTCCGCGAGGGCGTCGACGCGCGGCAGGTCGAGGCGTGCCTGACGAGCGGCGGCGCCCTGTCGGCGCTCATGAACGAGGTGTTCGTCCGCGAGGGCGAGGTGTACCTGATTCGCCCCGGCCTGGCCCACGCGCTCGGCGCCGGGACGACCGTGCTCGAACCGCAGCGGGTGAGGCCGCACCGGCGGTCGATCACGTATCGCTACTGGGACTGGAACCGCGGCTACGACGAACGCGGCCGCGTGGCCGACGGCGGCACGCCGCGCCCGCTCCACGTGGCCGAGGCGCTCGCCGCCACCAGCTGGCGGGGCCCGCAGGGCGAGGCCCTCGTCGCCACGGCCAGGCGCGAGCCGGTGGCCCTGCCGTCGGGCGGGCGCCTGGTGCGGTGGCGCCTGCTCGACGAACCCGAGCTGTGGGCCGAGCGGTGGGAGGGCACCGGCGCCGCGCCGCTGCCGCGCCTCGGCACGCTGATGGCGCTGGTCTGTCTGGACGGCGCCGTCGAAATCGCCTGGGATGGCGGCACGCTGGCCCTGGCCGCGGGACAGAGCGCCGTCGTGCCGGCGGGCGCCGGCGGCGTGCGCGCGTCGCTCGACGATGCCCATCTCGCGTTGTGCTGCGTGCCCCCGACGCCCGCGCCGGGCCCGCGCGCCCGCGTCTGA